The genomic segment CATTAAAGAACGATAGCCTACGTCCGCTTAAGAGCTATGTCCTTGGTTAATCTACCAAAACACTCCTCGCACGCAtgtacaagcacacacacagacacacacatttgaGGGAATTGTAGGGATTTTTAAGGACATAAGTACtggacatgtatttatttttgatAATTCTGTCCAGGGCATTTTTATCATACACTCGATTCATCCAATGACTTTGTGTAAGGCACTGGGCCAATGCAATAGAATAGAAACAGATGACTGTGTGTTCGTACTCTCAAACAAAGGCTAATGCAGCTGTGTAGTCACCACCTGTCAAGCCCTGGGCACAGTAAACACAGACTGGCCTCAGGTACTGCCATCGCCCGCACCcacgaacagacacacacactggcactgcAGCcagaaacacaccacacacagtaaCCAGCTGATTGACACATTGGCAAAACGAAGAAGTGAGGCTTCTATTATGAGCCAACAGAATGGTTTCTGGTTATGGATGAGAGCTTGGCTGTGTATCAGTGAGGTTACTGTGTCTGTGGTTGCTTTTCTTCCCTGAATTTCTTTGTCCTAGGCCTATCTCATTAACAGAAAGGccaagacacacacagacacaaacactcacagaaaGAAGAACCACTCCTACTGCGTCAGCCATTATCTCAGTGGTGAGTGTGAACCAGTAATTGCATTTTGTTATTGATATCATCCAATCTGACAATGGGGACATGCTACTACACAAACTACACACGATGAGGTGTGGCAATCTattcctctacctctttctcttaGCCActattttctctccatctctccccttctacACATGCAATTACAGAATAAAGTAATCAGAGCACAACAGGCCTTCCAATCAAATTCACTGGGAGACACATATAGACAAACTGTCAGGCAATAGGCTCAATAATGAACTAAACAAACCAATCAAATAGAGAAATACCAGCTCTTGACCTATGAGTAATTGAGCCTTGTGAAATCTATCATGTTAACTATGACGCTGCCACTCCACGTTTGTGTTCATGAGCCGAATGGACTTCAACGGCGCTGTGATCAAAGCGTCAGACGTGGGTTTTAGCGCTCCATTTGATTACCACTTTAGAGGCTGATTCACACCCGTGAACTGTTGGCAGGGAAAGTAACGGCAAAGCTGGAGCACGCAATGCTGAAGAGAGCCGTAGCGCTtcgtttcagcaccatggagagcGCACCGTACTGCACTGCCATGCTTGCCGCTCCGCTTCAGCACCACGGAGAGCGCAGTGCAACTGCTCTGCTTGCGGCTCTGTTTCCCCAAGGCGCGCAACTCTCTTTTTCAACACCATCGAGAGCGCACAATAGGCTTCCACTGCACAGCGCAGGTGGGAGAAATCGGCAAAAGGCATCAATGAACAGTAGCCCCAGGACTCATTTTAATGAATGTGTGTACACATCAACAGCAATAGATGCCTCTTGCACAGATTAGACTCCAGCTCTGCAGCTGTTGCCACTTTTCAAACTGAGTATGGCTAGAGAGATGGGCTGTGTGAGAGAAATCTATTGCAGTATATTCTGATTTAAATATTGTCATtgatctctctctgctcctcccatGTTTTCTATGTATAGCTCTCTTCATTTGACTGTGTTGAAGAGGTGTGAATCTTAATGATGAGAACTGCTGCAGTGGTTATGATATGATGACATCATGGGCCTACAGCTTGGCCTGTGAATAAGGAAAATGCCTCTGAGGACTTTGAATGTGAATGTTATTGTGAATGCCCTAAACCGTTCATGTGAAAGTCTTTCATGTAAATCGGGATTTAGGCAGGCCTCTGAGCCATTTACCCAACCTTCCATTCACACTGCAGCTGCATAGAGAGAACACACTCAAAGGAGAGAGCAACAGCAAACCAATGCTCCTGATTTAGGGTTGACACGACAACATACCTCCTGAGCATGTGACCACACATTTACACTGTATGGTAAGCTGGACCAGCACCTACCCCAGAGTTGTCATGGTGACGATGGTGTACCAGAAGGCTGCTGGGATGCTGGTGAACTTGCTGGCTGAGGAGCCCTTCTCAGCATAGAACATGACAGTGGCGAAGATGATGATGGCCATAGTGAGGGAGAAGAGCAGGAAGCCCAGCTCAGAGGCGCAGCTCTTCAGCGTGTAGCCCAGGATGCGCAGCCCCGCAGAGTGGCGGGAGAATTTGAAAATCCTGAAAACGCGGAAGACCCTCAGGGTGACGAAGGCCCCGCTGACGTCCTCGTTGTCGGTCATGACCAGGCCGATGTAATAGGGCATAATGGCCACCACATCGATGACGCTCATCACGCTCTTGATGAAGTTCCAGCGGCTGGGCGCCGCCATTAGACGCAGTAGGTACTCCACGGTGAAGATCATGACGCAGGCCGTATCCAGACAGAAAAATGCCAAGGCGTACCGCTCCCCGCACGACACCTGTTTGACCCGATTTGGCAAAGTCCCGCACGGGACCGTCTCCACCACGTTGGCCATCACGGAAACAGCAATGAAGAAGCCGGTGACATAATAAAACACCAGGGCCATGGTGCTCGTGTGGGGGTTCTCGAAGGCCCGCCACATGGTTTCTCGGAATGTCATATCCGGCGGGACCATATCGTTCTGGTTCTCGCTGTCCTCGTCATCCTGGATCCTTTCCTGGTTCTCCCGCCGCCGGTCCTTGTACTCTTCATAGCAACAGTCCCCTATGATCTCCGGTATGATCCCAAAGAAGGCCAGCTCCTCATCGTAAGCTGAGATGCACTCCTGGCGCGGGTAGTGCAGCTTACCGGTACGGTAGAAGTTCAGAATGTGTCTGAAAATATCCGGGTCACGGTCGAAAAAGTATTCGTTTGTCTCCTCGTGGAAGAAAAATTCCCGCTCCGTGCTGCCCAGTAAAGTGTCCGGGTACCGCTCCAATGTATTCCGCCACGTCTGGAACTTCTGTCCGCTGACATTGAGCAAGATGAGCCCGTCCTGCTTCCGCCGGTTGTCCGGCGGGGGCGTCGGCATGGGCGCACTGGCTACCGGCATCCATCCTATAGCAGCCGCCCGGGCGAAGGGTAACCACGCCGCCACTCCCGTTGCCATGGTGACCCACTGTGTGAGACCCGGTCCCGGTGAAGAGCTCTCGACGCTCTGGTGGGCGATCACAAAACCACAGCGTGGCGAGAAGACATCTGGAGAGGCAGGAAAACAACCCAAGCATTAGCCTACTCATAGGCTACACTGTGACATATAATGCATGGCTGAAATTAATAAATCGTCCACAGGCTGTTCATTCGGTTTCCTTCTGAAACTCAATAAATAATAACATCTAAATGCATCTAAATGCATTGCACAGACATGTCCCACGTATAGCCCTACTGTCTTCGATATGTAAAAGCGTGAGAACGAGTAGTCACTGAACCAATATTTAGCAGTAGAACATACATGATTAAACGGCAATAGTCTGGGAATTGAAAGCACACACAACAAACGAGTAATGTAGCCTTCTCACCTCTGCGTAAAAGTGACTTGTTTGAAAAATAAAGCTTTCCGTTCTCTTTCTAATATAAAACAATCCTCTCTGCACACAAAAGTATCCAGAAAATTCTCCAGAAAACGAACCAGGAACAAGTTCAGAACGGGAGTAATTCCGTGCTCCAAACACGGGAAAAGACTTGGCTCCAGTCATACAAGGACATTCTCGAGCGCTTTCTCTAGCCAAACAACACCCGGAAGCTCAGCTCGCGCCTCCCGCTTCTTTTTCACTCCTAGAGCTCGAGCTCTTCAAGAAAAGCGCAACTGTGATCCTCTTCCGAGACCAATGACTATATGGGCCGAGTCCACATCGACAACTGTGCTCTGTGTTCGCAGCTGATGCGCGAAAGGAcataaaatcacacacacacgcgcgcgcgcgctcaccacagacacacacaaatgcacaagGGTGCTACCAACATAACACAAGCTGCGGCTCCAGCTGCGGAGGCAACCGTTGAATAATTACATAATAAccacgagagagagaaggggagagaaggggggatcaATAACCGAATTTGCAGAATCGTTGAAGGAGAGCAACAAATATGGAAGTTGTTGGCTCggttgcctctcctctcccccactctcactGATGTGCAGCTGCGCCGAAAACCCAAGTTCCTCTCCCCAGTTCGTTGAGGGCGTGTGAAGTGCTCCGGGCATTATTTAACTTCTGTGTAATCAAATGGAGCGCTCCTCCTTGATGCCTTGCGGATACCCGGTTATGCACGCCCTTGTCAACATTAACCAAATATCTTTCTGAAACGGACTCTGTACCACACCGTCCTGACAGAGTAGTATCACATCAAAGCAATAGCCTGCAATACATTGTGCATAAAAGGAGATTTGACTGAAAGTGTATTTGCAGGTGGTTGCTAATACACAGGCCGTAATTCCAACCTCCTTGTCTCTGGGCACTGTCACTGATGCTCAGCCGGAGCACCGCTAGATGGAGACAGTTTTCAGGTGAGAGGGGAGCCCCAAtgagcagagggaggagtggagcgcACCTCAGTCGGGCTATATGTTCTCCCCCTCAGCACTCAGCAGATGTCCACGGAGACTTTATAGACGTCATTAACACGATGGATGTATGTCATTGTCTAGCGCAGTGAGCATTGACCCCCACCCGACAGCACTCATCTATGGAGAAGACACTCAAACCCCCGAGGAGAAGCTGTAGGGTGGCAGGTATCCTagcgatgtgcccttgagcaaggcacttaaccataatTTACTCCAGGGGTACTAAGGCTGACCCTCTAAAACAACACATGATGTATGTGACCATAAAAACATCTATTTAGTCCGCTGGGGCCCTAGAAGCCCAGGCAGGCCACTCCATAGTAATCTTTAATTACTATATGTGTTGAAGTAATCGACAGATGAGTTATGGTGAAGCCTTACAGTGCTTCAACCCTGGGATGCATATTATTCTTCCAGATCAACATGTATATTGCACATCACAGAGACCACGGGCGGCCCCCTCGTTCAAAGGGAAACATGGATATCATTGGGGCAAAGGAGGGCGTGCCATGCATTCCAAGTTTTGAATCATGCTGGCACTTGTATAATTACAATGGGCACACAGGCTTGGCCTGAACCCCGATAGTGAAATAACTGAATTGATTGCCAACCCTGATGCAGCGCATGCACACTAAAATGACTTGGTGATACTGACATGAAATTGTTCATTAATTTCCCAATTTTAGTCGTGCTGGGGATTTGGGTCGGTTGGTAATAGGGTCTTTGATTTCCAAATGCAGtagcgtgtattcatggatgacAAGGAAAGCCAGACTTCCCCCccaaaatggacaaaaaaataataataaaataataaacaaaAATGTGTCTTtcttctctgtgtttcataatgtTCCTTCAATTTGCAAGAGGCTGAACGTCTCTCCCAGGAGAAAGCACACGAGGGAGCGAAACAGCGCCACTCTGCCTCTCTACGCGTAGGCCATATTTCTGATACCGTCTGGTCC from the Oncorhynchus keta strain PuntledgeMale-10-30-2019 chromosome 33, Oket_V2, whole genome shotgun sequence genome contains:
- the LOC118372770 gene encoding potassium voltage-gated channel subfamily D member 2-like, producing MATGVAAWLPFARAAAIGWMPVASAPMPTPPPDNRRKQDGLILLNVSGQKFQTWRNTLERYPDTLLGSTEREFFFHEETNEYFFDRDPDIFRHILNFYRTGKLHYPRQECISAYDEELAFFGIIPEIIGDCCYEEYKDRRRENQERIQDDEDSENQNDMVPPDMTFRETMWRAFENPHTSTMALVFYYVTGFFIAVSVMANVVETVPCGTLPNRVKQVSCGERYALAFFCLDTACVMIFTVEYLLRLMAAPSRWNFIKSVMSVIDVVAIMPYYIGLVMTDNEDVSGAFVTLRVFRVFRIFKFSRHSAGLRILGYTLKSCASELGFLLFSLTMAIIIFATVMFYAEKGSSASKFTSIPAAFWYTIVTMTTLG